The following is a genomic window from Segatella hominis.
ATACTTTTGGTATCGCTGCAGCATGAGAACCTTGGAGTGGTCTTCTACACTTGCCCTCACATCACTATATACCCTGAAAGGCTCTGGATATTTATGGTCATCCAAATGATAACTGACAGGTCCGTTCCAAGAACTTCCTTTTTTTACGCCAAAAAAGTTAGAGTCATTCCTGGCTAACTTAGATGTTCCGAAGCTGCTCTCAAATCCCATCTGTGCCAGGGTGATGGATGCTGGTATGCCATACTTGATCTGTTGTTCGATGGCCACCGCTGCATATTTTTCGTAAAATGCTTTTTTGTCTATTGCCATGTTACTATGATTTTGTTGTCCATGAGATGGCACGAGGCCAACCCTATGGACTTATATTATCGGTGAAAACCTCTGGAGGGGGTATTCTCCTTGACTTCTTCCTTTTCCTCTTTGACTGCAGGAATTTGTTCTTGCTTGAGATTCTCATCTGCCTTCACAGAGTTTTTTTGCTCCACTTGCACTTCCTTGTTGACTGTAGGGATAAAACTTACGGCTGCAACAGCTTTCTTATAGGCTGCCATATCATCTGCAAGTCACAGATTATACCATTGTTGCTTAGAGATAGTCTGTCTCTTTTGTTCACCATCAATGGTGGCAATAACAACCTTCACTTTAGGATTTTCCTTGTCTGAGGTAATTCTTACCTTTTCCACACGGCTCAAATCTATGCCTTTTGTGTTTGGCATAATGAGTTCCTGCTTGGAATCAGGATAGGTTGAAGCCATCTCATAATATTTCCGTGCCAAGGCATTATGCATCTGATTCTTATTTTCCTTGCCCATGACACTGAAATATGAGTTGAGATGTTCCTTCATCGGATAGACGGAGAAGGATGGCTCATTCTCAGGTTTAATAAAGAATGCATACTTGCCCATATGATCCTGGATTGCCTGGAACTTCAATATTTTGGTCTCTTGCTTCTCGTTGACCTTACTCGCCACATCAATAGTCTGGTTGGTAAGCAGCGTATATTGTTTGAGTCTGCTCACGGTAACCTCCTTGTCCTTGTAGTAGCTGTTTGGCTGTTTCAAAGCAAGGCTACCGCCTGCATTGTAGAAGCTCACCTCTTTGATTCCTTCTTTTCCAAGAGCGATACCAACACGTCTTTTATTCATACCAGGAACCTCATTGTTTACCTGCAAAGATGCACCAGCAGGCAATATGACATCGGCGGTCTTGTTCTGTCTATCCATGACCACCACAAGTTCCTTGGTGTCAATGCTAGGTAACTTGTTGAGTTCACGAGATATGGAAAAATCATTAGAGCAAGAGAGCAAGTCTTTGTTAGGCAGTTCTCCCTTAATCGCCTCATAATTTACCTTTCTGCTAGCCATGAGGTTGTCAATGGTCTCAAGGGCATTGTTAACATCCCTCTCAAGGATACCTACCAGTTTGCTATTCTCCTTGATTTCTCGCTCCCAGTAAGGAATCTGCTTTTGACTTTCTTGGGAGAAGGTAGCCGGTAATCCCTGACGAGCCATCATCACACCTGCCGTAAGTTCTCTGACTAGCAACTCATGCTTGGCATCATCAGCTGGCAAAAGATTATTTCTGCCTGTGCGGTCCAATCTATGTTCATGACCAGTAGAACCCACAACGGCACGATAGATATCATTGGCTTTAAGGATGGCTTTAACCTCCTCATTACCGCCCTTTGGACTCATGCCGCTGACAATGATCTTGTCCTGGACTTTATCATATTGTGCATCTTGCAACACCATAACTCTCTCATACCCAATACCAGATGACTTCGCAACCTGCGATGCCGTTTGATAGGCAGTGGACAAGATTTTCTGAGCAGAAGGAACGTCCTTGCTCATCTTTGCGACATCTTGACCATCATTCATGGCAATGCGATTACCTGCTCTGATAAGTTTTGGCAAGCAATTATCCAATGCATGATAAGGAAAGGCTGCATAGCTTATCTTTTTTCCACCCACATCCTTGGTGGATGCAGGAAGGCCAAGGACTTTTCCCATCACATCTGCCTTCTCTCCATAAGTCTCATAGAAATCCTTGTTTCTGATGAGGATAATGGCATCAGGATGTTTCTTCTCTTGCTCCATGACATATGAAACGGCAGTCTCAGCAGAAAGCTCTTTTGCATGATCTTTACTGAAATTCTTGATCTGCTCTCCTTTTTCACGGACCAAAGAGCCATAACCTTCCACATCATTTGCAGGCATGACCGTCTGGTCTATGTTATACATATGGAAACGCTGACGAGTAGCATGAATCGCGTAATTGGTCTTTTCTGCATCACTCAATTCTGCATATTGCTCCTTTGAAATTGTATCGTTTGGATTAGTCACGTTTTGGTATTCCCATTTTGTCCAGTTGAAAGGCAATGATGTCTGTCCTCTCATCACCGGCATATCGTTATCCTTGGCAGGGTTAAAAGAGGTGTAAACATTGGTCTTATAACCTTGCAAGTCAGAGTTCAAGTTCATCATCAGGTTGTTGAACGGCGTAATAGGCTTCTTGAAATGCAAGAACTCAGCATTGCTTTTACCCTTACCATTCATCCAAACTCCATCATGAGACTTGGCCATTTCGAGTGCACCAAGAAGAATGGATGCATGGGTAGCAGCTTTAGCTGTACTAATCTGTTCATCTTTAGCTGTCTCCTCACTTACCTTTGGTAAAACATCTTGCTTTGCCTCCTTTTCCACTTGGTGATAAGCTGCATGTTGCTCATCATCAGAGATTGCCTTGGCTTCTTTCTCAGCCACGTGCATAGGTACTCCAGTGTGGGCAATCTGTTCTGCTTTACCTGCAACATCGGTTTGGATGTTACTATCCTCATGGGCCGGCTGTTCTTCTTGATGTTGAGAGTTCTCTGGCTTTTCCTCCATAACCGCTTCTTCCTCAACCGTCTGATATTCGGGCATTTCAGAAAGGTTATCAATGACAGCATCCAAATTTCTCTCCCAAGTAGCTCCATGATCATATGGGAAACTGTGCTTTACCATGAGTCCGATATTGCTCACGGTACCCACGTCAATGGAATCCTTCTCCTTGTTATATTCAAAATGAAGGAGGTCTCCATTTGGCATGGTGAATGCAGGTGTTTTATCTCTGAGTTTTAGTGTCATCTCTTCCTCGGCCATGTTCTTGGCTACCTCCACTACTGCTTCAGAGGCATCTTTCTCCAATCCATAGCTATCGATGGACATTCTCAGATCATTCTCACTCACTCTGCGAAGTAGTTCATAGGTACCACCCACACTGTTGTTATATACTACTGCGTAGTTTTCATTTTCCGCTAACAAGCTATCACCTGAATTACTTGTTGCACTTTTAGTGATTTGGGACTGTGTTAGAGCATCACCAGGGTCATACTCTTGAGCCAGATTGAGCAACTGATCCCATTTCTCTTTAGTATTCAAGTCATCGAACTCCTGAGTATCATCAGTACTCTGCAAATACTGGTATGAGAAGTAATACGGCTTACCCTGTTGAGTATCCTTTATTTCATGCGAGTTATTCTTAGAATCGTTCATATTCTGTTCTTTGTTCGTATTTTGTTCTGTCACTATGTTTGGAAGAAGGGAAGCTCCTGCCGTCAAAAGCTGCTCATCTGTAGCATTTTGAATCCATGAGCCAAATACTTCATGCTCCTTATAATAGTCTCGCAGTTCTGATAGACTTTTGACCTGTAAGACGGTATGCTCACTGTTCTTGTCAGAAACTATGTTATGGATAAGTGCCGTAAAATGGTTCTCAGCTGGACTGACCGAAGATACTTGTGTTTCTTGTGGGGCATCTTTTTCCTGAGAAATCTGGTCAAGTTTGATTTGCTCAAACTGTTCCTTATTCTTGAGCTGTTCCTCAATACCATCGAGGTTACCTTCCATAAGTGGCTTTTCACCCAACTTTACCTTCTGCTTATCAATCTCTTCCAAAATCATTCGAGAAGCCTTGTTGACATCGGACATGACTGTGACGATATACTTTGGCTCTTCACGCAATTTTTGTATCCACCAATCTACATAAGCTGCATTATTGTCTGAGATTCTATTGGAAAATCCCATCGCATTGCCGATGACAAAGGCAGTAGTCTCTGCCACAAGTTCTTCTTTAGCATATTCCTGCGAACCGAACTGAGCTTCTGGCAAACGGTCAAGTCTACTAGAATGTCCCGTGGAGTGCGCCATTTCGTGCATAGCAGAGGAATAATACTCCTGTCCATCCATGAAGATTTCCTCAAGTTCATCGTGAATGTTGAACTGTGCCTTCATAGGCACCACAATAGAGTCTTTCTTCGCATTGTAAACAGCTCCCTTTGCCTCTTGATCCACTTGGATAGGACAAAGCCATTCCTGTTTGTCAAACATACGATCAAGAGCTTCATTCTTATACATACCCTTATCATCCTTGATAGGCGGGAATTGGAATCGGGAGAGGATGGCTTGGTATTTCTCGTTATTATCCTCTTCAAAAGTGGTTTGGTCTATGTTCCATTCGTTGAAAACCTTCAAATAGGGACGTACTTGACATTTGTTTTGCTCATCCTTGGATAAGTCACGAAAAGCATCCTCAGACAAACGCTTTCCATTTTCATCCTTGATATTGAGTCCCCACTTGAATACAGGAACAGAATGCTCACCTTTTTTTATATGAACACCATTCTCCTTCATCTGTGTTCTCGTCATGTAGACTGGAACATGGAAACCCCTCATGGAAGTGTGAACCTGAAGCAAAAAGGCATTGCCACCTACATAAGTTCTGCCAGTGATGTTCTGCGGAAGGCCACCAAAGCCATGTGAACCTTCTGTCCATCCTTGTTCCCAGTCCTTTTTTTTGCTGTTTTCCAAACGCTGAATCATCAGGTCGGCGAACTTTTGGATGGCACGGTCGATTCGGGTGCCTTCCGTTTCCTCTTGTTTGTTGATTTCTTTGTTATCCATATTGAATTATTGATAGTTATACAGCTTTTTGGGTACAAAGTAAATGAAATCCATTAGGATAGAGACAATTGGAAAAATTGAATTTTATTTTTAACTTAAATCGGGCATTTTACGGCAAAAATCGTCTGAAAAGTGTTAAAAAGGAATGATAATTGATGATTTCTTATAATTAGGCAATAACATCGGAGTTGACCCAAATACCTAAAAAAATGAGCAACCTAATTAGGCTGCTCATTTTCATTATATGAGTCCCATTAAAAGGGGGGCTCAATATATTATAATTAATTGTTATCGTCTGTTATTACCAAACGGGGCTGATACTGCATTCTTCGTTGTATTTTCCATTATATATATCATAAAATTTGCTTGCGAACATGAGACACCATATCTTGCCTTTCCCTTTCTGTGTGGATGTCCAGTACATTCCCGTTTCATTCTTCTTGAAAACTTCACTACAGGTGAATTTACATCCAGAGGCAGAAAAATATATGGTTTCCATTAGGACCGATTACGCGATATCCGTAAATGAATTTTTGTCGTTTTACAAGCAAAATCCCACGAAACCCTATAGGTTGCGGATTTGAGGTTAATAATCATTTTTCGTGTCCACTTTGGTGAGCTGCTACAATGGTTATTATTGTGATAAAACTCTCAAACATCCAAATTTCGTATTTTCAAAGGATTTTGCAATATGAATTTGCGTATTTTCGTATATTTCATGGAAATAAATTTGCGTATTTTCAATATCATTCGTATCTTTGCACTGCGTAAGTATCAAATAGTCAGTAACTTTTATATAAAAAATAAAGAAAAGAATATATGAATAGAATATTTAAGCGCAAATTGTATGATAGATTGCTTCAATGGAAGGCTACAAGGGATGGTAAAACTGCTATTCTTGTAGAGGGGGCACGCCGTGTAGGTAAGTCTACTTTGGTGGAACAGTTTGCACAAAAAGAGTATGAATCATACATCCTTATAGACTTCAATAAGGCATCAAAACGAGTTGTTTCCTTGTTTGATGATTTGATGGATATTGATTTTATCTTCCTTCAGTTGCAAACCATATATAAAACCATCTTGACCAATAGGCGTTCTGTCATCATCTTTGATGAAGTTCAGTCTTGTCCTAAGGCAAGACAAGCCATCAAGTATTTGGTGGCTGATGGGCGTTATGACTACATTGAGACGGGCTCGCTTATCAGTATTACTAAGAATACAAAAAACATCACTATTCCCAGTGAGGAAGAACGGGTTGCCTTGTATCCTATGGATTATGAAGAGTTCAGATGGGCATTGGGTGATTACGCTTCTATACCTCTTCTAAAGCAGTTCTTCGACAAACGCCTGTCACTCGGACAAGCCCATAGAGACAAGATGAGAGAACTCCGGCTATATGCACTCATAGGAGGGATGCCACAAGCTGTAAACGAATATCTGGTGTCGAATAATCTGAGTATGGTGGATCTCGTGAAACGTGATATCATTCGTCTGTATCTCGATGATTTCCAAAAGATAGATCCTTCGCGTAGAATAGAGCAATTGTTTAAGAATATTCCTGCTCAGTTGTCTCAAAATAGCAATCGTTATAAGCCATATTCAGTCTTAGGAAATGTGGAGGATCACAAGCTGCAGGGGCTGTTGCGAGAGATGGAGGATAGCAAGACCGTATTGTTTGCCAGTCATGCCAATGAGCCTAATGTAGGTATGTCGCTTCATAAAGATACCAATAAGTTCAAGCTCTTCTGTGCAGACACAGGCCTTTTTATAACTCTGGCGTTTTGGGACAAGGAATTTACAGATAATGTCATCTACGATAAGCTACTAGGCGATAAGTTGAGTGCCAATTTAGGTTATGTATATGAGAACTTAGTGGCACAGATGCTGACGGCTTCTGGCAATGAACTTTTTTACTACACTTGGCCTAAGGATGCTACTCACAATTATGAGATAGACTTTTTGGTGTCTCGTGGTTCCAAGATTTGTCCGATAGAGGTTAAATCTTCGGGGTATAAGTCGCATGCCTCACTTGATGCCTTTAGTGAGAAGTTCTCGAAAGTTGTCTTGCAAAAATACCTGTTTTATGGCAAGGATTTGCAGAAGGATGGCAACACTCTTTTGCTACCATTCTATATGACTCCTTTCGTCTAAATCCAAAAGAAAGTGTTAAGTCTTGAGCCCATTTAAAAAGTCATTTTTACGAAAATGTGCTATTGATTGTCAATAAGTTACAAAGACAAAAAATATGATTCGGGACTTTTTCAATTGGACTCAGTTTAAAATAATATAGTACCTTTGCGTAGTCAAAATCTATGTTGTGTAGAAATCAAAAGAATCCTTTGTGGATAAGTTTTTCTGATGTGAAGCCAACATAATTGACTACGCAACATATTAAATATTATGTTGTACACAACATAACAACTCAATATGAACGAACACATCGGTCTGATTGTTGTATGAAAAAAAAGAGAGGCAATAGGTTTCTTGATTACAGCCTATGACTCTCTTCTTATTTTGATTATCTAATACCCATAACCTTGGTGTTGGATTCTTCTTTGTTGAGCGTTCTGTCAAACTCTCTTTCAGCTAAAGCCTGGTTCTCATCATGTTTTTTGAGAACGGCATTTGATAAGGTTGAAAGAGGCAAATAGCCTTTTTCATAAGCATCAATGGCATTTTCAGAAATACCAATGACGCAGGGCTTACCATCAATATTAGCTATCATTGAGCCTCCCTTTATAACTGGTGAAGTGATGCGAGGATTCAATGATTCTTCCTCATATTGCTTATATGTTTTTCTTGGCTCACTACTTGTCCTGGCCTGACCAAGAGCAGCATGCCCTG
Proteins encoded in this region:
- a CDS encoding zincin-like metallopeptidase domain-containing protein, translated to MDNKEINKQEETEGTRIDRAIQKFADLMIQRLENSKKKDWEQGWTEGSHGFGGLPQNITGRTYVGGNAFLLQVHTSMRGFHVPVYMTRTQMKENGVHIKKGEHSVPVFKWGLNIKDENGKRLSEDAFRDLSKDEQNKCQVRPYLKVFNEWNIDQTTFEEDNNEKYQAILSRFQFPPIKDDKGMYKNEALDRMFDKQEWLCPIQVDQEAKGAVYNAKKDSIVVPMKAQFNIHDELEEIFMDGQEYYSSAMHEMAHSTGHSSRLDRLPEAQFGSQEYAKEELVAETTAFVIGNAMGFSNRISDNNAAYVDWWIQKLREEPKYIVTVMSDVNKASRMILEEIDKQKVKLGEKPLMEGNLDGIEEQLKNKEQFEQIKLDQISQEKDAPQETQVSSVSPAENHFTALIHNIVSDKNSEHTVLQVKSLSELRDYYKEHEVFGSWIQNATDEQLLTAGASLLPNIVTEQNTNKEQNMNDSKNNSHEIKDTQQGKPYYFSYQYLQSTDDTQEFDDLNTKEKWDQLLNLAQEYDPGDALTQSQITKSATSNSGDSLLAENENYAVVYNNSVGGTYELLRRVSENDLRMSIDSYGLEKDASEAVVEVAKNMAEEEMTLKLRDKTPAFTMPNGDLLHFEYNKEKDSIDVGTVSNIGLMVKHSFPYDHGATWERNLDAVIDNLSEMPEYQTVEEEAVMEEKPENSQHQEEQPAHEDSNIQTDVAGKAEQIAHTGVPMHVAEKEAKAISDDEQHAAYHQVEKEAKQDVLPKVSEETAKDEQISTAKAATHASILLGALEMAKSHDGVWMNGKGKSNAEFLHFKKPITPFNNLMMNLNSDLQGYKTNVYTSFNPAKDNDMPVMRGQTSLPFNWTKWEYQNVTNPNDTISKEQYAELSDAEKTNYAIHATRQRFHMYNIDQTVMPANDVEGYGSLVREKGEQIKNFSKDHAKELSAETAVSYVMEQEKKHPDAIILIRNKDFYETYGEKADVMGKVLGLPASTKDVGGKKISYAAFPYHALDNCLPKLIRAGNRIAMNDGQDVAKMSKDVPSAQKILSTAYQTASQVAKSSGIGYERVMVLQDAQYDKVQDKIIVSGMSPKGGNEEVKAILKANDIYRAVVGSTGHEHRLDRTGRNNLLPADDAKHELLVRELTAGVMMARQGLPATFSQESQKQIPYWEREIKENSKLVGILERDVNNALETIDNLMASRKVNYEAIKGELPNKDLLSCSNDFSISRELNKLPSIDTKELVVVMDRQNKTADVILPAGASLQVNNEVPGMNKRRVGIALGKEGIKEVSFYNAGGSLALKQPNSYYKDKEVTVSRLKQYTLLTNQTIDVASKVNEKQETKILKFQAIQDHMGKYAFFIKPENEPSFSVYPMKEHLNSYFSVMGKENKNQMHNALARKYYEMASTYPDSKQELIMPNTKGIDLSRVEKVRITSDKENPKVKVVIATIDGEQKRQTISKQQWYNL
- a CDS encoding ATP-binding protein produces the protein MNRIFKRKLYDRLLQWKATRDGKTAILVEGARRVGKSTLVEQFAQKEYESYILIDFNKASKRVVSLFDDLMDIDFIFLQLQTIYKTILTNRRSVIIFDEVQSCPKARQAIKYLVADGRYDYIETGSLISITKNTKNITIPSEEERVALYPMDYEEFRWALGDYASIPLLKQFFDKRLSLGQAHRDKMRELRLYALIGGMPQAVNEYLVSNNLSMVDLVKRDIIRLYLDDFQKIDPSRRIEQLFKNIPAQLSQNSNRYKPYSVLGNVEDHKLQGLLREMEDSKTVLFASHANEPNVGMSLHKDTNKFKLFCADTGLFITLAFWDKEFTDNVIYDKLLGDKLSANLGYVYENLVAQMLTASGNELFYYTWPKDATHNYEIDFLVSRGSKICPIEVKSSGYKSHASLDAFSEKFSKVVLQKYLFYGKDLQKDGNTLLLPFYMTPFV